TACTGTTTAGTAATTTCGTAGGAAACTAAATAGTGTTTGCTATACATACGCCGTTGCCAAGAAACATTTTGGGCCATATTTATATCTGTATAAAATGTTAGCCAAGAAATTACatacaatgtaatataaatgcCGCGGTCTGAACCCTGACGTGAAAAGCTGTTGTGAAGGCTGGATAAATCGGTGGAATAAACACGAAATACGAACTGTTCAAATTCGTTCATTTTTATAATGAGCCGTGTGAGAATGAAAACTAAGTCGAAGATTTATctatagttaattttaaagtcTTAAATTATTTCACACAAACCCACTATGGGTTTGGGTAAATGTCACACTACAAATTTACGAACACATTCTTCAAAGTCAAAATTCCACATGCCATGCAAAATCCGCACCATAGCGAAGAATGTATTTCGAGAAAGGTGATCTATAAAGGGAATGCTTGAAGAATTAGGGAATGTGTTTTACAGCCGGATGGGATGCGCTCGGCGCTCGCAGCTCGACGGACGCGATCTCAGGCGGATGTAAACACTTCCACGTGCGTCCGGCCGCCGCGTCCGCATCCGCCTGAACATCCCTCCGCTCCGCATTTAACAGTTTTTACACTCGTGAAACACATCTGCAAACTATACTACTTTCTCCACCGTGAATATGTTCCGTATGAGATGATTTTCATATTCAAAcattcaattgtttatttttctagttttttatttgttggtcATTGAAGcgtttattaatagaaatagtTATATCTAATCTAAGTATGGAATAAGGTAGTCTTTACCAAGTTCCAgtgttgtttaaatattgtaacagaAACCGAAATGTGATTCATCTGTATAATATAACTAAGTAAGTAGATGTTTGATCAACAAAGTTTCCACTGTGGCGTGTGTTGTAACGCGAAAATGCGATTTTCACCGCGTTACGATTTCTATTTCAATCCGATTTTCCCGGCGCTTGGAGAAACCGATCGCTCTAGTTGCGCCGGCTTCGGCCCACATCTCTTGCTAGAAAGTATCGTAGAAAGTAACATCGCGCGTCTGTCCCGCACTGGCGACACATCGATCATGTGCACGCGCTTTTTTCAACTAGTTTTTGCATCCTCACGCGCTCGTGCGCTCGCAATTGTCACTGTCAACACAAAACACCCAAATAATAGCCCAAATAGCTCTACGGTTCAGTTATTCTGTGACCAAATCAAATCCTACTAATGTTCACCGAGGGACAGCGAATGAATGACAAACACCACTTCAATGATGTCACAACGCATAGAACATACTTTCGCCGCACCCGAATTTCAATTACGTGTACCGTGTAGGCTTGTGCAATATCTACTTTTGGACAACTTTCACTAGTGGGTTACGTGGCCCGACTGCGAATTGTGTTGTCTGTTTTCTGGGTACAGTGAAAGTTTTGCGTATTGTTTAATACACACATCCTAGGAACGCCATTTCACTTAATCATTTCTTTTTGGTGCGCAAAGTATTACAGGGCAATCTCGGCGACGAATCACGAAATAAACGTTATTGGACGCTATATGTATTTGAATGCTGCGCATAAACGTGTCCTCGTGGCCATAACACGAAAGTTCTTTTAAAGCAATTGCAGTCGAGAAAAAATGAAATGGCGTGAGAGGAAAAACGAGTTATTATTAGGTGGTAAAGAATCGCGAGCTTGCTTCGAGCTCTGATGCTATCATAAATAATGTGGCTGGTAGGCGAGTGCGGCGGGCGAGGAAGGTGAGGGAGAGGGGCGGAGGGGGGACGACTCAAGAGTCAAGGCCGCACGCTGCCCCCGGTCGACGATCGCGCCCCACTTGTCGCTCTCCACGGAGCTCTCGCTCGCGCGGCCGAGCGCGCCCGAGCTCCACCGAAGCGGCACGAACTAGACCTTCCAGTGCGCGAGCGCAACACACTGAACAGCTGAGACGTAATAACATAACACACTGACTCGGTCATCCGTGCATTCAACTTTTGATTAGCTTTCTTTTTCATGGGCAATGATTTCATAgtgacattaataattattctttagcaatattttgtctttactaaattttaaaagcgcttttattacaatttaagtgcgtatctatatataattttttttaggctCGTATCTATTTTTCGAGTAATTGAaacattacttaattataagCTCATCTATGCAAATCTAGCGTCCGAACAACGTAGGCTTTTCATttgactttatttaatttaaaataaggtCAAATATCCGCAGACACATCACTGATCAAACATGTatagtataaacaaaaataactatccTCACACTAGACTGATAAATAGGCATTAAGTATTAACAGTGAGCAGGTCAGTGCAATGTGAGAGTAACGCTTGTGCAGTAACCGGTGTTTATGTAAATAACCGATATAAAGCGTCGCTCTTGACCTTTTTACCAGGACACTTTTATCGAATGAATTATTACGGACGTGTGCATGTTTCAACGCTTGTAAAATTGGCACTCGCCGGTACATACGACCGGTGTGGGCCATTTTCTAAATTGATGACTGATTGAGAAATTTCTTGtaatactaaacataataagGTGTTACTttgttgattaatattatttaatagataagTTTTTTACTGTTTAGAGACTTTACATGAGGGTAGAGTTTAAGAGTCGcaaacgttttatattttaagagcaaatgtcaaaagtatttttgtgcTGTCACAAAAAAGAAATGCATTTATTCTACCCTACAGAAAATAGGCGCTGCCCAACCATTTCCATgactctaaaaatatttctacgcccaataaactaaatatttgattGAAAGAAAAATTCGGTTGCATTTAGAAGTGACCTCATGTGAAACTAGTTTTTTGCTGGTTTGCGTAACGCAATCTCAGTTCAGATTTCGGTCACCGACCCGTGCCGTCTCTAATGTCCGcgataaaaatgcaaataatattaacgACGGCTTAAATGAAGCCTACATTTGTTCAATGCACcgcaaagtaaaatatttgctcATTTTGTTTATGTTCTCTTCATAAATTCATTTGCTGGCAGATTATTACCAAGCTTTTCTcgttttttgaattaaatatttttattggtctATTTCCATGATGTTAAAATCTTAAGATAATGATCTCAAGATGTTAATctcctttattattaaaatcttaagTATACACTTActgaaattatttctataatcaAAGTAAAGcctaaatatactttaatatcatAATCTTACCATATATTAGTTTCATTATGGGCAACCCATTTAAAAATAGGTGTTATAAATTAAGTGCAAATGTATTAATACATTGAAAATGGGTTTTGAAATAAGAactgtaaagatttttttcatacatttctTGACATTAGCTACATTAACATGCGTGTCGATTccattttctttattacatttgtaaacagatattaattattatgtctagCAGCCGCACTTTTCaatcataaacaatatataaaattattgtacttaCTAGTTAAACATTGCCTTTACTTACATTGGGATTTAACATTGTATTATACCGAATGTCTCGTGAACCGGGCCCCACAGAGACttacaaatgttattttattatgtgtatacAAGAAATTGTAACACAGTAAAATGCACGGAATGAAACGACAATAACagtaacatatattatttatattaataatagctgCAGTAACTTTTTATGGAGTTCCGACTGCGTGATTGACAATTGCCGATAACATTTCCATCGCGCATCGCACACCCTGCTCCCGCCTGCGCGtggaatataaaacatatctcGCGTTTAGTATGCGCGGACCGTTCTAGCCACCTTTGTTTGGGCAGGAAATGTCCAAGCTACTGCCGAAATTACTTAGGAGTGTTTCGttacttaaacatatttttgacgAAAGAATATCACCCGAATctaaagcaaaaacaaaacgtACTTGAGCGTTCGCCGACAAATCGTTCATGAAATGTATACGAATTTGCATCGTCTGATTTTAGACGGCCTCGTCGCTacatcatttttgtttatacgtGTCGTCGAAACGAGACTAAGGAttgaattgttttgtttcagGTCGAGAAGAATTATCACCGGCCTCAAGTATAAATGGATGTAGTACTGATGGGGAACCAAGACGACAGAAGAAAGGGCCAGCGCCGCGCCAGCAGGAGGAACTGTGCCTTGTTTGCGGCGACAGGGCTTCGGGATATCACTATAACGCGCTTACGTGCGAAGGATGTAAAGGTAACCGAAATCGCCATATTACACCATCTATTGTGCCTTAAAATTTGTAGACACGCGAAAAACAAAACTCATGTCACTCGACAATTAAAATGCTGCGGAGAGCGATTGCGGAGATACATTATTCGTAGAAAATGTGCAAAGATAAAGCTTTGCCCAAACATTTGCTGATAAAATGAAGAATTTCGCACGTTATTAACCTAGAATGTTAGTCATACGGCCCTTGCTAATCGGCCACAAGCGTGCCAACTCGAAATTGAACTGGCGCTTTGTTTGTCAGATTATGTTGCGTGTGCCGTGTACAGCGCGACCACGCTGCATTCGTTAGCCGAGACACCACGTCACAATGGATGTCTGCTGAGCGTCTACTCCTTGATTCATGACGCTTATCACATCTCGGCCAAGCCTCGTTGTcctcattataaaaataatgcgaACTTAATACATTTTGGAATGAACAGCGGTTACTGCGTGACATCAACCCTCACCTCGTATATTAATTACTTCCAATTCGATCCATTTGTGCACCgtgtgttgtttgttttgtaataaaaatcgaCATTCGTTCCTACATAAATAGCTTCGCTGTCAATGACACACGCCTTTCAGGCAACCTTTGCGTTCATGACTACATTATCTTATCGTATAAAAACTGGTTgtgtaaactatattttttattcattagtcCAGATTGTAAactgataataaaattcaattaataaaacctTAACCTAGCGTAAtttggataatattattaatttcaattattaagaaaatcttaATAACATCCATAGTTATTATTAGGGTTACTGAACAACCTACGACGTTcaaattcacaaagattttGCATATATAGAGTTTCCGTACAGAAATAATGTTTCTACATTGCAATCATTTACGTCGTTTACAGGGTTCTTCAGGCGGAGTGTGACCAAGAATGCggtatatatttgtaaatttggACACGCCTGCGAGATGGACATGTACATGAGGAGAAAATGCCAAGAGTGTCGGTTGAAGAAATGCCTCGCGGTGGGCATGAGGCCCGAGTGCGTCGTCCCAGAGTCCACGTGCAAGAACAAAAGAAGAGAAAAGGAAGCACAGAGAGAAAAAGACAAACTGCCAGTCAGTACGACGACAGTGGACGATCATATGCCTGCCATAATGCAATGTGACCCTCCGCCCCCAGAGGCGGCAAGGATTGTAAGTTCATCATAGAGTTGCTTCATTATGTTACATGTAGTTTACTAATATTAGTCTTAAATTATCTACTGTTACCAACATCATATCTAACTCTTATTGTATGtcattaaatatgtcattattAAATAAGTGGATCGCAATAAGCTTAACACGTTATAGTCGTTTCGTTTATGAAGCGAGTTAATAATGCCATGGTTTCGTACGTGAAGCTGGAATGTTTGCAGCACGAAGTGGTCCCGAGGTTCCTAACGGAGAAGCTAATGGAGCAGAACAGACTGAAGAATGTGACGCCGCTGTCGGCGAACCAGAAGTCCCTGATCGCGAGGCTCGTGTGGTACCAGGAGGGGTACGAGCAGCCGTCGGAGGAAGATCTCAAGAGAGTTACACAGGTAgaattatttagaaaagtatttttcaaaataaagcgTTAGCTGGTCCTTCATATTTCGCTTCCTAACTCGTTACCTTCGTAAATTGGCAAATAGGTACTGCAAATATATGAGTATATGTATCggcttttgttttaaaaaatgtcgAACCTCTCCACTTATGTAAAGTCCTTTACATGAAGTTCAACGGAAGATAAATCGCCgatacttttattaaaacaccGATCAAGCTAATCTCAATTGTTAATGCTGAACAGAAACGGCAATACCTATCTGTACGTCCTATCGCTAAGGAAATACACATACCTCCTAGTAAATTATTCATGTGCATTGTAAATGAAGCCTAAAAAGCAATTATACCCACATGACCATTGCTACTTGTGGATAAGTTGATATTACTACCTTTAGTGTACGTTCCGTTGTACCATAGGATATTTACACTGTATCAAATTTAGAAATGAGGCCTAAATCAACTCCTTAAGAGTGGCGTCTTTACACCTGCCGTGTTATGCGATCTATTTCTGTCTGAGGCACGGCAGGTGGTGTACCTTGCCACGTCGGACACAAATCACACTAGATTATTATTCCAGGCGCATACTTCGTTCAAGATATTTCCTTTTAACGTTCACGAGGTGTGCCGCTTGCCTTAATCCTCTTTGGAGAATATTAATCGTACCAACGGAACATAGAGTGCAAATTCTATCTAGTTAATGTAACTAAGACTGGCTTGTAAActattaaacaattaacattttcgtGGAAATGTCGGTCCGACAAGTATTGCATGGTAACGAGGTTGAATATTCGGGTATATTACGAGATTTACTGACGATACTTATTATCATTAACGTCACAAGTATGCAATAAATTTCAGTAATGACATTGAATTTTTATAGAGTTTCGAAATTCAACTGTAATACActctaatttttaaattacttatttatagcattaagtaaaccatttatttttattgatttaacgAAAGCCTTCACTTCCTTCCAGACATGGCAgttagaagaagaagaagaggaGGAAACTGACATGCCCTTCCGTCAGATCACAGAGATGACGATCTTAACAGTGCAGCTTATTGTAGAATTCGCAAAGGGACTACCAGGATTCTCCAAGATATCTCAGTCCGatcaaattacattattaaaggTAAGTTTTCCACTCAATCGATTTATGCGTGTGGCCAGTAACCTGTTTAGAATTTGTAGTCACTAACCACCTTCCTAACTTGTTGTCATTGGATTAATATGGGGGGTCTTGAAATATAACAAAGGCAAACAAACTCGGAAAGATTGCTAATTTTAGTGGCGAGAGCAATACATTGAATCGGGAGGATAAAT
This genomic window from Manduca sexta isolate Smith_Timp_Sample1 chromosome 17, JHU_Msex_v1.0, whole genome shotgun sequence contains:
- the LOC115453818 gene encoding ecdysone receptor isoform X4; protein product: MDLKHEVAYRGVLPSQVKAEPGVSHNGHPVNGHVRDWMAGGAAGGGSPSPGAPTQPTPNNGYSSPLSSGSYGPYSPNGKIGREELSPASSINGCSTDGEPRRQKKGPAPRQQEELCLVCGDRASGYHYNALTCEGCKGFFRRSVTKNAVYICKFGHACEMDMYMRRKCQECRLKKCLAVGMRPECVVPESTCKNKRREKEAQREKDKLPVSTTTVDDHMPAIMQCDPPPPEAARILECLQHEVVPRFLTEKLMEQNRLKNVTPLSANQKSLIARLVWYQEGYEQPSEEDLKRVTQTWQLEEEEEEETDMPFRQITEMTILTVQLIVEFAKGLPGFSKISQSDQITLLKASSSEVMMLRVARRYDAATDSVLFANNQAYTRDNYRKAGMSYVIEDLLHFCRCMYSMSMDNVHYALLTAIVIFSDRPGLEQPLLVEEIQRYYLKTLRVYILNQHSASPRCAVLFGKILGVLTELRTLGTQNSNMCISLKLKNRKLPPFLEEIWDVAEVSTTQPTPGVAAQVTPIVVDNPAAL